A window of Ignavibacteriales bacterium contains these coding sequences:
- the rplI gene encoding 50S ribosomal protein L9: MKVILRKNFDQLGQIGDVVEVKDGFARNFLIPRSIAYAAQKGNVRALEEEKKTFTKKKAKELMAAERLAAEFEKISITIPVKVGEEDKIFGTVTNQMIADSLKEKGHEVDKRKIEIPEAIKSLGIYSVNIKLHPSVTAVIKTWVVRE, encoded by the coding sequence ATGAAAGTAATATTAAGGAAAAATTTTGATCAACTTGGGCAAATAGGTGATGTTGTAGAAGTTAAAGATGGTTTTGCACGCAACTTTTTGATTCCGCGCAGTATTGCTTACGCAGCTCAAAAAGGAAATGTAAGAGCACTTGAGGAAGAGAAAAAAACATTTACCAAAAAGAAAGCCAAAGAATTAATGGCTGCAGAAAGATTAGCCGCAGAATTTGAAAAAATTTCAATCACTATTCCGGTTAAGGTTGGTGAGGAAGATAAAATTTTTGGAACTGTTACTAATCAGATGATCGCTGATTCACTTAAAGAGAAAGGTCACGAAGTCGATAAAAGAAAAATCGAAATTCCGGAAGCCATTAAGTCTTTAGGAATTTACAGTGTGAATATTAAACTGCATCCAAGCGTAACTGCGGTTATTAAAACCTGGGTTGTTCGCGAATAG
- a CDS encoding carbamoyltransferase, with protein sequence MNILGISAFYHDSAAALVVDGKIAAAAQEERFTRKKHDHNFPINAIKYCLQSNGIKSSQLDYIAFYDKPFLKFERLLETYLAYAPLGIKSFIKSMPLWIKEKLWMKSYIEEELQYYGKIIFPEHHESHAASAFFASPFKEAAFLTMDGVGEWTTTSYGIGENNRIEILADIIFPHSIGMLYSAFTFYTGFKVNSGEYKVMGLAPYGEPKYKDLILTELIDLKEDGSFRLNMEYFNYCAGLTMTNKKFHKLFGGEPRKPETKLTQREMDLARSVQEVAEEVMLRAANHVYKETNKKYLCLAGGVALNCVGNGKLLRESPFDDIWIQPAAGDAGGALGAALFVWYQYLNNERIADNKTDFQLGSYLGPEYSQQEIEVFLNNNSIPFQKIEEEKIPSIVADLIAQEKVIGWFQGRMEFGPRALGSRTIIGDARSARMQETMNLKIKFRESFRPFAPSVLYEKVSDYFELDKPSPYMLLVADVKKDRQKSMDADQQKLFGIDKLNVVRSDIPAVTHIDYSARIQTVHKETNPLYWQTIKEFDEKYGCGVIVNTSFNVRGEPIVCTPNDAFKCFMQTNMDYLMMGNFLIDKNQQKNIIESKDWKKEFTLD encoded by the coding sequence ATGAACATTCTTGGTATTTCAGCATTTTATCATGATAGCGCAGCAGCTCTTGTTGTTGATGGAAAGATTGCTGCCGCCGCTCAGGAAGAACGCTTTACACGAAAGAAACATGATCATAACTTTCCAATAAATGCAATTAAATATTGTTTACAATCAAACGGCATCAAATCATCGCAGCTTGATTATATTGCATTTTATGATAAACCCTTTCTAAAATTCGAACGCTTGCTTGAAACATACCTTGCTTATGCTCCGTTAGGAATAAAATCTTTCATTAAGTCAATGCCGCTGTGGATAAAAGAAAAGCTCTGGATGAAATCATATATTGAAGAAGAGTTGCAATACTATGGAAAAATCATTTTTCCGGAACATCATGAATCTCATGCTGCCTCCGCATTTTTCGCTTCACCATTTAAGGAAGCTGCTTTTCTAACAATGGATGGTGTTGGTGAGTGGACTACCACAAGCTATGGCATCGGCGAAAATAACAGAATTGAAATTCTAGCTGATATAATTTTTCCACATTCAATTGGAATGCTCTATTCTGCTTTTACTTTTTATACGGGATTTAAGGTAAACTCCGGCGAATATAAAGTGATGGGCTTGGCTCCTTATGGCGAACCAAAGTATAAAGATTTAATACTTACCGAACTGATCGATTTGAAAGAAGATGGATCATTCAGGTTGAATATGGAATATTTTAATTACTGTGCCGGACTTACTATGACCAACAAGAAATTTCATAAATTGTTTGGTGGTGAACCAAGAAAGCCTGAAACAAAACTAACTCAGCGCGAAATGGATTTAGCACGCTCTGTTCAGGAAGTAGCAGAAGAAGTAATGCTGCGTGCAGCAAATCATGTTTATAAAGAAACGAATAAAAAATATTTGTGTCTTGCCGGTGGTGTTGCTCTTAATTGTGTTGGCAATGGCAAGTTGTTAAGAGAAAGTCCGTTTGATGATATTTGGATTCAACCTGCTGCCGGAGATGCTGGCGGAGCACTTGGTGCTGCTTTGTTTGTATGGTATCAATATTTGAATAATGAAAGAATTGCGGATAATAAAACTGATTTTCAATTAGGTTCTTATCTTGGACCCGAATATTCTCAGCAGGAGATTGAAGTATTTTTAAATAATAATTCTATTCCATTTCAGAAAATTGAAGAAGAAAAAATTCCATCTATTGTTGCTGATTTGATTGCACAGGAAAAAGTAATTGGATGGTTCCAGGGAAGGATGGAGTTTGGACCAAGAGCGCTTGGCTCCAGAACAATAATTGGCGATGCACGTTCTGCAAGAATGCAGGAAACGATGAACCTTAAAATAAAATTCAGGGAAAGTTTCCGTCCATTTGCACCATCTGTTTTATATGAAAAAGTTTCTGATTATTTCGAACTTGATAAACCAAGTCCGTATATGCTTCTTGTTGCTGATGTTAAAAAAGATCGGCAAAAAAGTATGGATGCTGATCAACAAAAACTTTTTGGAATTGACAAATTAAATGTAGTTCGTTCAGATATTCCGGCTGTAACTCATATTGATTATTCGGCAAGAATTCAAACAGTTCATAAAGAAACAAATCCTCTTTACTGGCAAACAATAAAAGAGTTCGATGAAAAGTATGGCTGCGGTGTAATAGTAAATACTTCGTTCAACGTTAGGGGCGAACCAATTGTCTGCACACCAAACGATGCATTCAAATGTTTTATGCAAACAAATATGGATTATTTGATGATGGGAAATTTTTTAATTGATAAAAATCAGCAAAAAAATATTATAGAATCTAAAGATTGGAAGAAGGAATTTACACTTGATTGA
- a CDS encoding ribose-phosphate pyrophosphokinase: MSKIDFRIFSGSSNPKLAERIASNLKTDLGEIELQRFSDGEIWVKYKENIRGLDIFIIQSTHPPAENLMELLIMIDAAKRASANRITAVIPYFGYARQDRKDQPRVSITAKLVANLITIAGADRVITMDLHAAQIQGFFDIPFDHLYASPIFSGLFRDHKENLVLVSPDIGGIKLARSYAKRLQANLVVIDKRRPRPNQVEAMNIIGSVQDKNVLIVDDLIDTGGTFVSAIKALKEQGAKKIFGAVTHPLLSDDAFNRLEKSDIEKIYVTDTIYLDETRKSEKFVVRTASEIFSEAILRTHRHESISSLFEIDKG; this comes from the coding sequence ATGTCAAAAATTGATTTTAGAATTTTTTCAGGAAGTTCTAATCCTAAATTAGCAGAAAGGATTGCCTCTAATCTTAAAACAGATTTAGGTGAAATTGAATTACAAAGATTCAGCGATGGTGAGATTTGGGTAAAATATAAAGAAAATATACGCGGTTTAGATATTTTTATTATCCAGTCAACTCATCCACCGGCAGAAAACCTGATGGAACTGTTGATTATGATTGATGCTGCTAAAAGAGCATCCGCAAATAGAATAACTGCTGTAATTCCTTATTTTGGATATGCCAGGCAAGATAGAAAAGATCAACCCCGGGTTTCAATTACTGCAAAATTGGTTGCTAATTTAATAACAATTGCAGGAGCTGATCGTGTAATTACAATGGATTTACACGCTGCTCAGATTCAGGGATTTTTTGATATTCCTTTTGATCATCTTTATGCATCACCGATTTTTTCGGGATTATTCAGAGATCATAAAGAAAACTTAGTACTTGTTTCTCCGGATATTGGTGGAATAAAATTAGCCCGCTCGTATGCAAAAAGACTTCAGGCTAATTTGGTTGTAATCGATAAACGAAGACCAAGACCAAATCAAGTTGAAGCGATGAATATTATTGGTAGCGTTCAGGATAAGAATGTACTTATAGTTGATGATTTAATTGATACTGGCGGTACTTTTGTATCGGCAATTAAGGCATTAAAAGAACAAGGTGCAAAAAAAATTTTTGGTGCTGTTACTCATCCTTTACTTTCGGATGATGCATTCAATAGATTAGAGAAATCTGATATTGAAAAAATTTATGTTACAGATACCATATATTTGGACGAAACAAGAAAATCAGAAAAATTTGTTGTAAGAACAGCTTCTGAAATATTTTCCGAAGCTATTTTAAGAACACACAGACACGAGTCAATTAGCTCCTTATTTGAAATTGATAAGGGATAA
- a CDS encoding zinc ribbon domain-containing protein, producing MPTYDYKCTNCDYTFEIFQMMTEENIKICPKCNGKLKRLIGSGSGPIFKGSGFYQTDYKNKSKTPSKETKSETPKKSTVPPPKKD from the coding sequence ATGCCGACATACGATTATAAGTGTACAAATTGTGACTATACTTTTGAAATTTTTCAGATGATGACGGAAGAAAATATTAAAATATGCCCAAAATGCAATGGAAAACTAAAAAGATTAATTGGTTCTGGGTCCGGTCCAATCTTTAAAGGATCTGGGTTTTATCAAACAGATTATAAAAATAAAAGTAAAACTCCATCTAAGGAAACAAAATCAGAAACACCTAAAAAGAGTACTGTACCACCACCAAAGAAAGATTAA
- a CDS encoding DUF5989 family protein, giving the protein MSKLSILSELWQFLKVRKKWWLMPIIIILVLLGGLIILTQGSALAPFIYAIF; this is encoded by the coding sequence ATGAGCAAATTATCAATACTTTCAGAACTTTGGCAATTCTTAAAAGTACGTAAGAAGTGGTGGCTGATGCCAATAATAATAATCCTTGTATTGTTAGGAGGATTGATTATTCTAACTCAGGGTTCGGCGCTTGCACCATTTATTTATGCGATATTCTAA
- a CDS encoding 50S ribosomal protein L25, with translation MAEITLNAKERIISRKSANKQLRIGGRIPGIYYHKKDAPISIDVAEAALKPFVYTSETHIISLAVENRVELPCILKNIQFDPITEKIVHFDLLGISRDEKIEIEVPLLFIGNPVGIKQGGMLQQIIHKILVECLPADIPEHIEVKIEQLSIGDAIHAADIKIDKVKILNAPDAVLVTVVPPKVEKEATPAEGEEVKEPEVITKGKVEKEEE, from the coding sequence ATGGCTGAGATTACATTAAATGCCAAAGAAAGAATAATAAGTCGTAAAAGCGCCAACAAACAATTAAGAATAGGTGGAAGAATCCCTGGTATATATTACCATAAGAAAGACGCACCAATTTCTATAGATGTTGCCGAAGCTGCACTTAAACCTTTTGTATACACATCCGAAACGCATATTATTTCCCTCGCTGTAGAGAATCGGGTTGAATTACCTTGTATCTTGAAAAACATTCAATTCGATCCAATTACAGAGAAAATAGTGCATTTTGATTTATTGGGCATTTCGCGTGATGAGAAAATTGAAATAGAAGTTCCACTATTATTCATAGGAAATCCTGTTGGTATTAAACAGGGTGGAATGTTGCAACAAATAATTCATAAAATTCTTGTTGAATGTTTACCTGCCGATATACCAGAGCATATAGAAGTAAAAATTGAACAACTTAGTATTGGCGATGCAATTCATGCTGCCGATATTAAAATTGATAAGGTTAAAATATTAAATGCTCCAGATGCAGTATTAGTAACCGTAGTACCACCTAAGGTTGAAAAGGAAGCTACGCCTGCTGAAGGTGAAGAAGTAAAAGAACCAGAAGTAATTACTAAAGGCAAAGTAGAAAAAGAAGAAGAATAA
- the rpsF gene encoding 30S ribosomal protein S6, translated as MQKNNYESAVIINAAIEEDQIEAAIKRIEDIIRVNGGEMVDVDKWGRKRLAYTVNKTKSGYYVIIRFVAPPELISKLERMYQLDEYILRYLTIKLDKFALEYLDKSKALKDQEKLDALLAESAETLPGEILANEV; from the coding sequence ATGCAAAAAAACAACTACGAAAGCGCAGTAATAATAAATGCTGCAATCGAAGAAGATCAAATCGAAGCTGCTATTAAAAGAATCGAAGATATAATTCGTGTTAATGGTGGTGAAATGGTTGACGTTGACAAATGGGGCAGAAAAAGACTCGCATATACAGTCAACAAAACAAAGAGCGGTTATTATGTTATTATTAGATTTGTTGCACCGCCAGAATTGATTTCAAAACTTGAAAGGATGTACCAGTTAGATGAATATATCCTACGCTACTTAACAATCAAACTTGATAAATTCGCTTTAGAATATCTCGATAAAAGCAAAGCACTAAAAGATCAAGAAAAGCTTGATGCTCTTTTGGCTGAATCGGCAGAAACTTTACCAGGTGAAATTTTAGCAAACGAAGTATAA
- a CDS encoding T9SS type A sorting domain-containing protein, giving the protein NQAPVVNAGIDQTITLPTNSVTLSGTVTDDGLPNPPGTTTNTWTQISRPAGVTFGNANSLTSTATFPSSGTFNLMLTANDGSLSKTDTVKITVRQNQPPLVNAGPDNAISPPTNSVTLNGIASDDGLPNPPGTLTNSWTQSSGPLSVTFQNANALSTIATFPKSGTYKLVLSSNDGQFTSTDTIVINITKPPVVDAGLNQQITLPVDSVLLTATAVDDTLPNPPGKLVFAWTKINGPGLITFNHSDSLKTKATFSLAGTYKIRFAASDGIFQSTDSLIVVVKSAPTIPASLKTVSIPGPDKVLGFDLTQFIVNNDAAIKLGKALYWDMQVGSDGVQACASCHFNAGADTRSKNQVHPGVSGTFGFGKAPNYQLSMNDFPFSKNRTDDDIVGSQGIFKTQFTDISVGSDVESGTLQADNTFNVSGVNLRRVTGRNAPSVINAVYTYRNFWDGRANPVFNGVTPFGPRDQSAKVLKIIGGTVTPVTIAVPLSSLASQTVGPPLNETEMSFNGKTFAKLGKKLLALKPLAKQLVSLSDSRLGTLSRNPLPGLDTSISYSSLIKTAFNSQWWNSNNVITFVNGQPVISGPKGSPLTTNEFTLMEANFSMFWGLAIQAYEQTLVSNDSKFDKFREGTATLTAQEQQGLNLFMGKGKCITCHSGPEFTNASVSAFNQKGPIDRMIMKNGDPAIYDLGFYNIAVRATNEDLGIGADILNFPLSFSKQLVNGTVIDSIPFNANNFQIAGAIQPGERIAVNGAFKVPSLRNVELTGPYFHSGSKATLKEEAIFYNAGGLFRNANENLNDMPPDITVLNLASSEEDAIVAFLLTLTDERVRNQSAPFDHPQIFLPNGHPGDQFSVTNDGSGKATDNLVEFAAVGSSGGTPISPFLNGNPFLAKAGAELEINKEKDVEQPKEFSLQQNFPNPFNPNTKIRYSLPSNSSVKLIIYNMLGQEVRVLVNEIQESGSYEINWVPDGIASGIYIYRLEARANGGTSNFISSKKMIYLK; this is encoded by the coding sequence AATCAGGCACCAGTAGTAAATGCAGGGATAGACCAGACAATAACATTACCAACCAATTCAGTAACATTAAGTGGAACAGTAACAGATGATGGATTACCGAATCCACCGGGAACAACAACCAATACGTGGACACAAATAAGCAGACCAGCCGGAGTAACATTCGGTAATGCAAATTCATTAACAAGCACGGCAACATTTCCGAGTTCAGGAACATTCAATTTGATGCTAACAGCAAATGATGGTTCACTATCAAAGACAGATACAGTAAAGATAACTGTTCGTCAAAATCAACCACCACTCGTAAATGCTGGTCCGGACAATGCAATATCACCACCAACAAATAGTGTAACATTGAATGGAATAGCATCAGATGATGGATTACCAAATCCTCCTGGAACTTTAACTAACTCATGGACCCAATCAAGTGGTCCTTTAAGTGTTACTTTTCAAAATGCAAATGCTTTATCAACTATAGCAACTTTTCCAAAATCAGGAACGTACAAGCTTGTTCTAAGCAGTAATGATGGGCAATTTACATCTACAGATACAATTGTAATTAACATTACAAAACCACCAGTTGTAGATGCTGGTTTGAACCAACAAATTACATTGCCGGTAGATTCTGTTTTGCTTACTGCAACTGCCGTAGATGACACTTTACCAAATCCACCAGGTAAATTAGTTTTTGCCTGGACAAAAATAAACGGACCGGGATTGATTACATTTAATCATTCTGATTCACTTAAAACAAAAGCTACTTTTTCTTTGGCAGGTACATATAAAATTCGTTTTGCAGCAAGTGATGGTATTTTTCAATCAACAGATAGTTTAATTGTTGTTGTAAAATCAGCACCGACTATTCCGGCATCTCTTAAAACAGTTTCAATTCCTGGTCCTGATAAAGTTCTTGGTTTTGATCTTACTCAGTTTATAGTAAATAACGATGCTGCTATAAAATTGGGTAAAGCATTATATTGGGATATGCAGGTTGGAAGCGATGGAGTGCAGGCTTGCGCTAGCTGCCATTTTAATGCTGGGGCTGATACAAGAAGCAAAAATCAAGTTCATCCGGGAGTGTCTGGTACATTTGGATTTGGTAAAGCTCCAAATTATCAGCTGTCAATGAATGATTTCCCTTTTTCTAAAAATAGAACAGATGATGATATTGTTGGTTCTCAGGGAATATTTAAAACTCAGTTTACGGATATAAGTGTGGGAAGTGATGTTGAATCTGGAACGCTTCAAGCTGATAATACCTTTAATGTATCCGGAGTAAACTTAAGAAGAGTAACAGGAAGAAATGCACCATCTGTTATTAATGCAGTATATACATATAGAAATTTCTGGGATGGAAGAGCTAATCCGGTATTTAATGGTGTTACTCCATTTGGACCAAGAGATCAATCTGCAAAAGTATTAAAAATAATTGGTGGAACAGTTACACCAGTTACAATAGCAGTACCTTTATCAAGCCTGGCTTCGCAGACCGTTGGTCCACCGCTAAATGAAACGGAAATGTCATTCAATGGAAAAACATTTGCGAAGTTAGGTAAAAAACTTCTTGCGCTTAAACCGCTTGCAAAGCAATTAGTTAGTTTAAGTGATAGCAGGTTAGGAACATTATCCAGAAATCCTTTACCTGGACTTGATACAAGCATAAGTTACTCATCGTTAATTAAGACTGCTTTCAATTCCCAATGGTGGAATTCGAATAATGTAATCACGTTTGTAAATGGGCAGCCTGTTATTTCTGGACCTAAGGGGAGTCCACTTACAACAAATGAATTTACACTAATGGAGGCAAACTTTTCTATGTTCTGGGGATTGGCAATCCAGGCATACGAGCAAACCTTAGTTTCAAACGATTCTAAATTTGATAAATTTAGAGAAGGTACGGCTACTCTAACTGCTCAAGAACAACAAGGATTAAATTTATTTATGGGAAAAGGTAAATGTATAACTTGCCATTCCGGTCCAGAATTTACAAACGCATCTGTTTCTGCGTTCAATCAAAAAGGTCCGATTGACAGAATGATTATGAAAAACGGAGATCCTGCTATTTACGATCTTGGTTTTTATAACATTGCTGTAAGAGCAACAAATGAAGATTTAGGAATTGGAGCTGATATATTAAACTTTCCACTTTCTTTCAGCAAACAGTTGGTAAATGGAACGGTTATAGATTCAATTCCTTTTAATGCGAATAATTTCCAGATTGCAGGAGCAATACAACCTGGGGAAAGAATTGCGGTTAATGGAGCTTTCAAAGTTCCATCACTTAGGAATGTGGAATTAACTGGTCCGTACTTTCACAGTGGTTCAAAAGCTACTTTAAAAGAGGAGGCTATTTTTTACAATGCCGGTGGGCTTTTTAGAAACGCAAATGAAAATCTAAATGATATGCCGCCGGATATAACAGTATTAAATTTGGCATCCTCAGAAGAAGATGCTATCGTTGCTTTTCTTTTAACATTAACGGACGAAAGAGTGCGAAACCAAAGTGCTCCTTTTGATCATCCTCAAATATTTTTACCGAACGGACATCCGGGTGATCAATTTTCAGTAACTAATGATGGCAGTGGTAAAGCCACAGACAATTTAGTTGAATTTGCTGCAGTAGGTAGTTCCGGTGGAACACCAATTTCTCCATTCTTAAATGGCAATCCTTTCCTTGCGAAAGCTGGTGCTGAATTGGAAATTAACAAAGAAAAGGATGTTGAACAGCCGAAAGAATTTTCACTTCAACAGAATTTTCCAAATCCGTTTAATCCAAATACAAAAATTAGGTATTCACTTCCATCAAATAGCAGCGTTAAACTAATCATTTATAATATGCTTGGGCAGGAAGTTCGTGTTCTTGTAAACGAAATTCAGGAATCCGGGAGTTATGAAATAAACTGGGTACCAGATGGAATAGCGTCTGGAATTTATATTTATAGATTGGAAGCGAGAGCCAATGGTGGCACAAGTAATTTTATTTCTTCAAAGAAAATGATTTATTTAAAATAG
- a CDS encoding SxtJ family membrane protein: MIIEEIKNIKSTKKDLRSFGLTIGIALIIIGLIIFLLKGNISKLWFGGGLIIILVGLTFPILLLPLQKFWMAFSVILGWVSTRIILSLIFYFVLTPTRFLAKLFGKNFLILKFKTEEKSYWQKRVKKEFNPSDYERQF; the protein is encoded by the coding sequence ATGATAATTGAAGAAATAAAAAATATTAAAAGCACAAAAAAAGATTTGCGAAGTTTTGGTTTAACGATTGGAATTGCACTAATCATTATTGGTTTAATCATATTTCTGTTGAAAGGGAATATTAGTAAACTTTGGTTCGGTGGAGGTTTAATAATTATTCTTGTTGGATTAACCTTCCCAATATTATTACTCCCGCTTCAAAAATTCTGGATGGCTTTTTCAGTAATTTTAGGATGGGTATCTACACGAATAATTTTAAGTTTAATTTTTTATTTTGTATTAACGCCAACAAGGTTTTTAGCAAAGTTATTTGGGAAAAATTTTTTAATTCTAAAATTTAAAACGGAAGAAAAATCTTATTGGCAAAAACGAGTTAAGAAAGAATTTAATCCATCAGATTACGAAAGACAGTTTTAA
- the pth gene encoding aminoacyl-tRNA hydrolase — protein MRAVIGLGNIGKRYEFTRHNAGFLLLDFFANQNRLLFSSSKQNYYYVAGELQNFPFVLAKPTTFMNLSGIAAVELTEKYVIDKNDLLVLCDDVHLDFGKLRIRQSGGDGGHNGIKSITYHLNSNLFPRLRIGIGKDFKDGMMTDYVLDKFNDDEIEQMKTSFKFWSNLIAEFIKGGTSLMLDYYSNAIKL, from the coding sequence TTGCGTGCGGTAATCGGTTTAGGTAATATTGGTAAACGATACGAATTTACAAGACACAATGCTGGGTTTTTATTACTCGATTTTTTCGCAAATCAAAACCGGCTTTTATTCTCATCTTCCAAACAAAATTATTATTATGTGGCGGGAGAATTACAGAATTTTCCTTTTGTGTTAGCTAAACCTACTACGTTTATGAATCTTAGTGGTATAGCCGCTGTGGAATTAACAGAAAAATATGTTATAGATAAAAATGATTTATTAGTGCTTTGTGATGATGTTCATTTAGATTTTGGCAAGTTGCGGATACGCCAATCAGGCGGCGATGGTGGTCATAATGGAATCAAATCGATAACTTATCATCTTAATTCCAATCTGTTCCCTCGGTTAAGAATTGGTATTGGAAAAGATTTCAAAGATGGGATGATGACTGATTATGTATTGGATAAATTTAATGATGATGAAATAGAACAAATGAAAACATCTTTCAAATTCTGGAGTAACCTGATAGCTGAATTTATTAAAGGTGGAACCAGTTTGATGCTAGATTATTACAGCAACGCTATTAAACTTTAA
- a CDS encoding single-stranded DNA-binding protein, translating to MSDLKMPELNSVLVAGNLTKDPIFRQTSNNTPVVNFSIAANRKYKDSSNQWQEDVCYVGVVAWNKLAESCRDRLKKGSAVLVDGELQSRSWKTEDGHNRSIVEIKAKRIQFLNKVGRAPGNGENGTIESVEDDLDYEDNSFDKFLSDEESELLNNKQHNG from the coding sequence ATGAGCGATTTGAAAATGCCCGAATTAAACAGTGTATTGGTAGCAGGAAATTTAACTAAAGATCCTATCTTCAGACAAACTTCCAATAATACACCTGTTGTTAATTTTTCTATCGCGGCTAATAGAAAATACAAAGACAGCTCTAATCAATGGCAAGAAGATGTATGCTATGTTGGTGTTGTTGCATGGAATAAATTAGCTGAAAGTTGCAGGGATAGACTTAAAAAAGGTTCTGCAGTTCTTGTAGATGGCGAACTTCAAAGCAGAAGTTGGAAAACTGAAGATGGTCATAACAGAAGTATTGTGGAAATAAAAGCCAAGAGAATCCAATTTTTAAATAAAGTTGGTCGGGCTCCAGGCAATGGCGAAAACGGTACAATTGAATCAGTAGAAGATGATTTGGATTACGAAGATAATTCATTTGATAAATTTTTGTCGGATGAAGAATCAGAACTTTTAAATAATAAACAACATAACGGTTAA
- the rpsR gene encoding 30S ribosomal protein S18, giving the protein MKNKRVCKFCEANITYIDYKDEKRLVKFLTEQGKIIPKRITGTCTKHQRELVSAIKRARQIALLPYISEALK; this is encoded by the coding sequence ATGAAAAATAAACGAGTATGTAAATTTTGCGAAGCGAATATAACCTACATCGATTATAAAGATGAAAAAAGATTGGTTAAGTTTTTAACAGAACAAGGTAAGATTATCCCCAAGAGAATTACTGGTACCTGCACAAAGCATCAAAGGGAATTAGTTAGCGCTATTAAACGAGCAAGACAAATAGCACTTCTGCCATACATTTCAGAAGCGTTGAAGTAA